The window TCTTGAGGGTGTATGCCCAAGAAAGAAGCAAAACCGGGACCCATTAGTGGGTTGTGTGTGCGCCACTGCAGCCCTGAACCCGATAATATCGGGTGGAGAGTATGGTCGTGTCATAACGGGTCAGGCATTTGATGATTCCATAATCTTTGATTCATTCATCTTGATTGAGGTCTTCTTGAATATGATGACAGAAAAGTCAGTTTTAGACATCTTATGGCCATCAATTTTCAACCATTTGAATCTGTGCTTTGTTAATATCTCGTCCAATGTACAATTACCCTTCcatttttgaaaagttgatGACAATTGAGTGTTGTTCATGTCTGCCCTAAACTCACTGGATGAGCAGGGATGAAGGAAGGGAAAGTTACACTACTGTTTGATTTATGTGTTTGAATCACCAGCTGCAGTGTAGTGATCATCTGGgatttgttatatttatatcatGCTCCTTTCTAACAAGTTGACAACTGATTCACAGAAAACACGGAAAATACTGGCACAGAAGATCGACCAACTGAACTCTGCCATAGATGATGTTTCTTCTCAGCTCCGATCAGAAGATTCCCCAGATGAAGCAGATGATGCCCCAAATGGAGCGACTATTAACTCAGATGAAATGGAAGCTGCCATATGAGAATGCCCATGTTTACATGTGCTGCAATTGGCCTTCAAACACAGAGTAATTCCCAGATTCTGAAACAATCCTCGACTTTGCCGTATCACCTCTTatgtttccttttcttctcgTCAACAATAGGGCATCATTCCAGCGAATAAATTTTCGCCTTATGTAACCAAACAAACTGCTCAAGTTTTGGGCTGAGATCCATATAGTACTATTCTGTATTGTAACTTGCTAAACTATTCTCTGAAAGGtctattttagttgtttaaATTGGCTGCAAGTGAAATTGATTAGGTTTTCTGCATCCAATTGTCCAACTTATAAGGTACTCCTTGAATATTCAAGCTTGAGATTAGTGCCTCTATGTTGTCTCCTATTTTGCGAAAAATTGTGATAATGTGAGTCTAGGGTTTTCtaaacaacttcaaaatgttCTAATGGCCTATTTACCCTAGGAATTAAGAGGAAGGgggtctttttttattttttatttttatcattcacGTGAAATTTTGGAACTGAATCATGTATGGGGGGCTCACAGACTTTCTATGAAAGCCATTGCCTTTTCTCTTCCAAAGGGTAATGAATTGTTCCCCTGGGAAGCaaaatttatatctattttacactccacatttatttgataatatatattttttcttaattttacttgtattatatattatgccaacaaaatgttttttaaactatcaaatttattttgatgaaaaaaaaaaacttatgcatgtgtttgctaattttttttctgcaagagaattaaatttaagaacagaaaaaaaCATCACAAAGTCGTGGATAAGTTGTAGGTTTGAATCCTAAAGTGgcttcaataattttaattattaaaaacataaaataaataaataaaaatattttaatttgacaaacaactatatttaaaaaaatagtcggagaatattcattttattcaaaatctatttagccaaataaaactatgaaaagaaaataagataaattaaatcacaattttgttttctaaaattagttACTACCCATTAATTTAAGGGTCTTTGGACCGTTAAACTGAAATGAGAAATTCTAAGCCTGGTCAATTTCACTGCTGAGAAGTGAGAAGAGAATGAACCCAAGTCAAAATTTCACTTTTCTAAATTTAGTTTCGCCCATTTCATTGCAAAATCAAAATCACAGAAAGAATATAAGCCCATTTCATGTGGctcaaaatttccaatattaTAACCTTCCAATTCACAACACAGTTTTTATGGCATTGGTCCAATCAACAGACTTCAGAACACAGctgagtttttttctttcttcagttCTTAACTAGGAAATGCTATTAACCCATGTCACTccaaaatgagaaaacaaagatatTATTCTCCGAAACTTGTCCACCATCCACCATGATTTCTTATGAACCAGAAAAAAATggcccaaaaaaaaagaaagaaaattacagGGTGTGGGACCTTTAATTTTCTGCTTTTTCACGGTGTATTGGGCTCATTTCATACACCACATCTGACGTCTCTTCACAATTTGTGGTAATTAAGCTATCTGTCATTCAGAAAAATATGTGAGGAGATTTTGGGAAAAAAGATTAATGGGTGAGGCTCCAAGAAGTCAAGAACCTGTGGCTCAGATCTTTTAGGTTGCAGTGGATGCCCCATAACATCATCTTATCTCATATCTGCATGTCCCCTTCTCTCACCACACATTTTCTTTACCCCAATTGCAGCcataattttatacttaaacCTTTGACAATGTATTGTTAATAACTGAATCAACCAATTCAACTGTATATATAGTGCTGAGGAAGCTTTCCTCTTAGCTTTAGTTGCAGCCATGGCCTCTCATGCAGCTCTGGCTTCTTCAAGAATCCCAACAACCAACACCAGGCTCCCTTCCAAGGCCTCTCACTCTTTTCCCACTCAGTTTTTCGCCAAGGTCTGTCTCccactttctcttttttctcctttgtAGGAAGCATATATAGCTCAGTTCTTTTTGGCTATATGCAGAGGCTGGAAGTGGCTGAGTTCTCTGGGCTTAGATCCGGTGGGTGTGTGACCTTTGCCAAGAATGCTAGAGAGCCTTCCTTCTTTGATGTTGTGGCTTCCCAACTTACTCCCAAGGTTATCTGCAAGAACTTTTGATTGTTATCttgtttgattaatttcttAAGCATCATCTATTTTGATTGTTCTCAAGCATGTTTATATGGGTTTTGAGCAACTGATGATAATCAACTACTGCaaaactggatttttttttttttttttgaaatctaTACCCATCAGggtaaaatatggaaaataggGTTATTGATATAGAGTTTGAAGAAGATTCATTATATGAAGATGgattgtaattattttggtaGTACtgataagttggatttgattctTTGAAATTAGGCTGGAGGGCCAGCTCCAGTTAGGGGAGAAACAGTGGCCAAATTGAAGGTGGCGATCAATGGATTCGGGCGCATTGGTAGGAACTTCCTCCGGTGCTGGCATGGGCGGAAAGACTCTCCCCTCGATGTTATTGTCGTCAATGACAGTGGCGGTGTGAAGAACGTAAGCAATGCTCTGAATTTCCCAAATGAATTTCCATGATTTTCATGATCTAGATTGGTTGATTCAACAGTATTGATTTGTAAAAACACGCAGGCTTCGCACTTGCTGAAATATGACTCTATGCTTGGAACATTCAAAGCTGAAGTGAAGATAGTGGACAATGAGACCATCAGCGTGGATGGCAAGCCCATCAAGGTCGTCTCCAGCAGGGACCCCCTGAAGCTCCCATGGGCTGAGCTCGGTATCGACATTGTTATTGAGGTAATATCATGGTTTTAGGCCTCAGGTTGTGTGTTTCCTTACATTGAACCCTGGGAAATTTGAGATTTTGGGGTTTCCTGCAGGGGACCGGAGTCTTCGTGGACGGCCCTGGTGCTGGAAAACACATCCAAGCTGGTGCCAAGAAGGTTATTATCACGGCACCAGCCAAAGGGGCTGATATTCCAACCTATGTTGTTGGAGTAAATGAAGGAGATTACTCCCATGAGGTTTCCAACATTGTGAGGTGAGTAGAGAGTAAATGGCAGCCAAGTGAATACATTCTAAGTAGGGGTGACAATACGTGTAGATGGGGTTGCATTTGTGTCATGTTAAAGCCCAAATATTCTCTACTAAGTAAGTCAACCCGAAtgataatcatataaaaaatataaactgaAATTCTAATTACTCAAATGCTACTAATTATTAAACGGTAACATCAAATGTGGattaaatagtttaaagttataattaagttgattgataaaattattaaatgagtaaatTTTCGTATTCTGCAAATTGACGTAAAACCTACCTATTTACTAAATGGGTTATAAAGGTCAACACGAATTTGATTCAAACCTGATTATATTCAATCCAAACTCGCGAAAAATGTGTTGGATTCAAATGATATTGGGCAGCTTGTATGGAACTTTGTCATCCCTAATTCTAGGGCATATTGATTGAGATATTGATGTTTGCAGCAATGCCTCCTGCACTACAAATTGCCTGGCTCCTTTTGTGAAGATCCTGGATGAAGAATTGGGTAAGCATTTCCTCACTTTCACAGTAATATCTGAATATGTGAATTGATTTTAGATTCTTAACTGACCCTTTACTTGTTTTCTAGGCATTGTCAAAGGAACAATGACTACCACCCATTCCTACACTGGAGACCAGGTCGATTCTACTCTTCATTAGCCAATGATCATCAATGAAATTCTTGGTGTAAAGGTGTTTGAAAAACATGGCTTTTGTTGTGGTTTGCGCAGAGGCTTTTGGATGCTTCACACAGGGACTTGAGGAGAGCCAGGGCAGCAGCATTGAACATAGTCCCGACAAGCACTGGCGCAGCCAAGGCCGTCTCCCTTGTGCTGCCCCAGCTCAAGGGCAAGCTCAATGGCATTGCCCTCAGGGTGCCCACCCCTAATGTATCAGTTGTTGACCTTGTCGTGAATGTTGAGAAGAAAGGAATCACAGCTGAGGATGTCAATGCCGCCTTCAGGAAGGCAGCTGACGGACCATTGAAGGGCATTCTGGCTGTCTGTGACGTCCCCCTCGTCTCAGTAGACTTCAAGTGCTCTGACGTTTCTTCCACCATTGATGCATCACTCACCATGGTCATGGGAGATGATATGGTCAAGGTGGTCGCCTGGTACGACAATGAATGGGGTTACAGGTGAGAGTTTATACTAGTTCAAATTCATGTGATTCATTGCTCATAAGATgaaccaattaattcaaagtgtTTTCAATGGTGTTTATACTCAAAGAGCTCGTTAGAAGTGTTTTTTGCAAGAATCATTcattaaaaacttgtttgattGTGATTTTAGAGAACATTTCTATGTGTTAGAAATGTTATGCTTTGTAAAATCACAATCAAAGGAGCTCCAAGTGCTTATTTAGGAAATATTATTAGTGatttttgaacttttaaaaaatattttataaaatttgtcgAGTATCTGaatgtttttttcaaaaacccttgttatattaaaagtgttttctaaaagcatTGTCAAATGTACTCGTAATTAAAATTTAAGCTGTAGCTTATAgcctgtttggttgttgttttgcAGCCAACGGGTGGTCGATTTGGCTCATCTGGTGGCAGCCAAGTGGCCAGGTTTTGCTGCAGAAGGAAGTGGAGACCCATTGGAGGATTTCTGCAAGACAAACCCTGCTGATGAGGAGTGCAAAGTCTATGAAGCTTAAGCAGCtgcattcttttttctctttgggTTTTTGGCTAGTTGAAAGTTGTTTATGGTTTTAGGGGCCAGGGTTTTTCATTGATCTTCATCAAACAAATGCTTATATTTTGAATGGCGATTGAGGAAGAAAACAGAATCGTAAGACAATAACATGAAAGACAGTGCTCCCGAGCTGCATATGCCTTTCAAATTGATGCTTCTTTTGCATGggcaatttgaaaataaatttggagacTTCCACCTGTTTGGAAACTGTACTTAAAAAGAGCAATTACCATCAAACCATGTCATTTGTTATTAGATTGGGTAAAAAGTTGCTATATATGTATGAGCGAATTACACACCACAACCTAtgactatgtttgattcttgattttctcatatttagttttattatagaaaatataaaataaaataagtataattaaaattaatttaaaatttatatattttaaaattatgtaattttgttGTAACGgagagaaataagtaaaatgaatttaaagaaacat is drawn from Vitis riparia cultivar Riparia Gloire de Montpellier isolate 1030 chromosome 18, EGFV_Vit.rip_1.0, whole genome shotgun sequence and contains these coding sequences:
- the LOC117907541 gene encoding glyceraldehyde-3-phosphate dehydrogenase B, chloroplastic gives rise to the protein MASHAALASSRIPTTNTRLPSKASHSFPTQFFAKRLEVAEFSGLRSGGCVTFAKNAREPSFFDVVASQLTPKAGGPAPVRGETVAKLKVAINGFGRIGRNFLRCWHGRKDSPLDVIVVNDSGGVKNASHLLKYDSMLGTFKAEVKIVDNETISVDGKPIKVVSSRDPLKLPWAELGIDIVIEGTGVFVDGPGAGKHIQAGAKKVIITAPAKGADIPTYVVGVNEGDYSHEVSNIVSNASCTTNCLAPFVKILDEELGIVKGTMTTTHSYTGDQRLLDASHRDLRRARAAALNIVPTSTGAAKAVSLVLPQLKGKLNGIALRVPTPNVSVVDLVVNVEKKGITAEDVNAAFRKAADGPLKGILAVCDVPLVSVDFKCSDVSSTIDASLTMVMGDDMVKVVAWYDNEWGYSQRVVDLAHLVAAKWPGFAAEGSGDPLEDFCKTNPADEECKVYEA